Below is a genomic region from Rhododendron vialii isolate Sample 1 chromosome 5a, ASM3025357v1.
GAGTTGAAGTCAAGCAATCAGCAGACAATTAAAACACGTGTGAGATACAATCAACAGTCAGTTAACTTGTGTGGCGTGGGGtcgacaaattttgattattgaaaaaggttgctagttttagttatctaaaaaccaaaatttggttattggttaagaggttgctaagtttagttatatcattgtgagccatatatattttggaccaacattgttaaatttaaaaatcGTAGAttttgggtctcggattggaCAGAAGTGTTCTTTGAACATGGACACTGTTTTCTTGCTTttattagtcttgtaacaatttcaagattaatgaagtttttttgccttccaaaaaaaactttaaaatttttttaattttaattatgcCATTGTGTATATCCTTAACACCGTAAAATCATATCACAATAAGCTAAGAGGAGATTTTGAATAATAAAAGCCATTACATGTCATAAGCATGAGAGCCATGCTCATCAGTTATTACACTACACATGCTGCATTTGACTTATCACAATCTATCCTGATGCTATGACAGAGATGCCATTTACCCATCGACATATCTGTTCGATATATGCACCGGCAGCTTATTCAACACATATTAATTCATTACAAATTATTGATTCTAACATTAGGAAAATAGCTATGATCCCATAAAAAAACCCACTGTCCAAAATAGTTTTATTGTACGTTAATATTCAAGCGAAATGGGATTGACTAGCAGTGATAACACTCGGTCTTTAGTATCCCGACCTTGAGCAGCATGGCCATCTCCGTATTGGTACATGCACTGGGACATCCTAGCAAGATTCATTGCTATTTCCACAAGAGTTCGGGAGAAGGCAGAATTTTCAAATCGGTCTTCGTTCATCTGCTTCCATGTCTCCCTAATAAAGTATTTGATGTGTTCTCGGGCATCTTCCTCTGATGCACCGGTTTCATACATATAACATTGTATCGATTTTGGTGTGTCACCTCTCATTATCTCATCCTGAAATAGCACAAAAGATAAAACGTTCTTAGTGTTTGGAAACATTGGAAAAAAACCAAGCCATGTATCCATGCTTGCTTGCTAAAAGGAACGTTGGCCTCGTTAATTTGGCCATGTAAGTGACGACCATTTAGGTTGGAGCGGACCAAAATATCCCTACCTCTATTGCCTTTAGTGATTTGTCGTGCGGAGGATTGAAGGGGCCATTTTGGTCATTCCGCAACTTTTGGGTGGTGGCCCAAATCTGTTATATTTCACATGTTTGACACCTCTGGAtttcgatcgatcgatcgatcgatcgagagagagagagagagagaatttgattCTTATTCTGGATCCGATGGTGGGGAAAGAATGTACGTTAGGTTTTTAAATCAAGCTTAAACAAGATAATATCCGGCTTGTTCAGTTataatacttaaaaaaatacaagCTACTCGATTGAGATGGATTTATAATTGGTTCAATGAGCAATACAAAGAGCAATGAGTACAGAACGACGTACGAGCACATCGCTACTATATATAGATGAATTGAATTTTGTCCACGGTCTTGCTAGGCCCTTGGATCTTACCGTGGTGGGCCTCATTTTGGTGATTCGAGTCATTAATTGGTCTCTTTGTATCAAAACTACCAACCATATAAAATATTCTGAGCTGGTTATTTTGATGAAATGACGAGGTTTTCTTGTAATTATCTTCAAGAAATTGCAGGACTAATTTTAAATGTTCCGTCGTCAACAGTTTTTAAGACACAAATGCTAATTTATAGAGTACTATTTTTTACCTTCACAAATAATATATGGGCTCAACAAAATATTTGGCTTGAAGTTCTAGGGCGGGTCCAAATATATAAACATAATCGAGCCTATGGATCGGAAAAGCACCCTCTAGTCCACTGTGTGGATTGAAGACAAGCATAGATATTAcgtttacatatatatatatatatatatatatatatatatatatatgcaaaagcTAAGATGGTATGAGGAAGACAAGCAAAGATACTTCATTCAGCAATGTATGCAAAGGCTAAGATGGTGTGAAGCTCACCGGTGATGTTCCCATATCATCTGCAAGCCGTAAAATAGTGCCTGaccattgaaaaatattgggGTATTTATTTGAGCATTCGGAACCCTCTGGGGTTATGGGATTTGTACACAAAAAGTAAGCATGAGTTAGTATAGCAGGAGCTGAAATTGAAATCCATGCATTGTTCATGTATTCTTCAAGAGTTGGTGTGTATCCGCTATAGTACCACTTTGCCTCCTTCAAATAACATTTGCATAAATCTGCCCACTAGAAATTAGAAAAGCATGGCTTAAATTAAAAAGTTACTTGAAATCTAACGAAGAATGAGAAAAAGTAATTGTTGAAGTAGTTTGATACCGATTTCTGGAGGTGAGGGATGATGTGAATGCCCTGCTCCTTAAGAGTCTCATAACCCATTTCATTAATCGAGTTTAAGAGAGCTAGGTAACATATCTTCATATAGTCTGGAAGTTGTTCTATTGCACTTATATCCCACCTGAAAGTACCAAAGTACATTTTAATCACTCCCCCGTTTCTTaattgttttattattttgtggaggttgtacgtttttttttttccgcataAAAACTAAAGACAGATGTGCATAAGATGTAAATTTTTCATGCACCAATTTACATAATTAATTCAGATCTTTAAATTGGTGCAGGCTaagttgaaaactaatttatcCACAAaaatgctttattttttttgttcagaaTCCTCAAAAGATAAACGGTATGAGACAGATAGACTATCCATACTAAATGAGGCACCAATTGCACTCTACTCCACTTGCAACTACAGATCgtattgaaaatttaaaatatgtacACCATTGCAACCAACCTTTCAACGGCACTTGTGAAAATTTCTAGTTCATCCAGTGTACCATAAACATCATAGACATCATCGATGGTTGTGATAAGAGCATTGACAATTGTAATGTTTCTCCTAAGATTTGAGAATTGGGGCTTGAAATTGAGGCCAATAGTCCACAAGAAATTCTCCATCAACCTGTCCCTGGCAAAGCCCAATTTTTTCGCCAAACCGGTTTTGCTCCACCACCTAAATCAAAGACGAAACCATGATTTAAGAAACATAACACTGAAGAAACACATGAGAAGCTAATAATATACTGTACGTGAGGGTGAGTATTATACTAACAACTTATCTCGAAATTGCAGAATTCTGAAACAACTTAGAGTAATTGGATCCTCGAATAATACGGATAATAGGGGTACGACCAAACATTATGAACGATATGGGTTGAATTCGATACACATCCCGGGGCGGCCCAACCTTTTTGCGGACTAAGGCAAAATCTCTAGGAAAACTGACGgcccaggatgtgttttgataattaatacccgctaaggacaagcgaagaacatttgttaatgctgaaaatgtccttagcgggtattaaatatcaaaacacgtcattgaccatcattttcccttggttttttattatttaattaactaacgagaataaattctatccaccaCTAGTGTAAAACCCCACTTTTCCACTACCGTCTATTATGGGCCCTACCGAGCGTCTATTAttgtaatctgaaccgtttatatTATAAGACCCACAGTATagtattgccatgcaaaaaatcagcttcatcgaAAGTCAATAGatatgtcaaaatttgaattttggtttataaaatggacgatatgatttctgtcaataataataaagataaactgttcattttacaaagcaaaattcatTTTGATACTCTTATCGATGTCCAATCAAGTTTATTTTGTGCACAGATATACTATTATGTGGCATCTACaggatgaacggttcagattaactACAAACACACGGTAGTACTGAAAAAGACGGTGGTGGAAAAGTGGGGTATTCCACCGCCggtggaaaaaaatttaatctcttaACTAATTAGTACAATTCAAATTCAGTTATAAGAATAATGCTCTGACATGTAAATCACAGAATTTTAGAGAtatgaatttcaaaattttgtctcGACAAGTAATTATGTTGTCATGCTTATGTTTTTAGAAGTATTTAGATTATTTATAAACGATAAAACTGCATTTTTTACTTTGGACCGATAAATACATCGTCAAAATAAGAATTTCTCATAAAAGCTTATGTCAGATTGAGGCCCAAGCAGTAAGCAAGCAATTAAAAGGACAAAGTTTTATAGCTTTTGGAGGTCGAATACACAGATGGACCTAAACCAAAATGGAGCCTTCCCTATTTAGCAGGCCTAAGGCAAAGGCCCGCCATTGCATCCTCAACCGATTGACTTTGTTTGATCAATTTTGTTGCATAATGTTAGAATATTTGTGTATTATCATATAATCAAATCATATCATATATGATTTGAATATTCTAGTATTGTTATAGTATCATGTATGATTTGATTCTATGATAATACTAGAATATTCTACTGCATATATTTGCATGATTCCATTCCCTATATGATGACTAAGTTGTGTGTTTGTGAATGTTTGTCTCACCTCGACATGTGCTTTAGATCTTCTTGGTGAGTTGCCTGCACCATGTTAAAATCCAGTTTAGCAAGTTGAAGCAATGTAGGGTTCATATTTGGCCTCCTCTCACACAAATCGATGAACCATCTTGCCTCCAACCTGGGCATCCTCCAATGTAGTGGAAGCTCCAAGGCGTGACTGACCAATGAGGCAAGATCTTGATCACTGTCCTTTCTCTTATGGTGTTGTTCAAGATTTTTAGTTGCAAAATTTCTAGCCTCCTCCAATATGCTTTCACCCCTAAATGAAAGGAACGAGGCTTCGTACAAAGATAGCGTTCCTCTTATATCCTTGCAAAGGCAAGATTTGAAATGTCCTGTCTCATCCATAAATTTCTCAAATGCCTCTGCAATCAAAGTTAGCAAATTATATATGTTAAGATAACAAATTTAAagcattactctctctctctctctctctctctctctctctctctctctctctctctctctctctctctctctctctctctctctctctctctctctctctctctctctgtattatGTAGTAAACAAGTACTTGAGGGCACCGTTGCTAGTACCTTGAGGGACATTATAACCATATTGTCGCAAAAGTCTAAACTTGAGAGACATAGCATGCAAATCATCTTCGTTCCCCTTCTcatgtttgttgttgttgtatatGCTCTCAAGGACTCTTTTGATTTCATCCTCAAAGTGGTAAAACACTCCAAGCCTTTGCAAGTCATCAATCATCTCAAGTCCATCCAATGGATCCACTACTTCTTTAAGCATTTTCTTCACATCTTCCTTCAGCTTCATAGCTAGTGATACATACGTACCTCCCTACAAAATGATATTCTCATTTGCGAGCAATGCTTccaatgaaacaaaacaaagaaataaaaagacATGCAATATCATTAGTAACTTGACATACCACGAATTTATTATCTAGCGATTGCACATAGTCATAGTTCCAAATGGGAGATTGGTAGTTTGCGGATCGCCTGACAATCTTTTCATCAGAAATCTTTGGGTTGACACAAGTGCATCGACCAGTGTGCCGAACTTGGGCCGGAATGGATTTTACTGATGGGGTAAAGATTTGAGATGTTAGCCTAATTTGGGTGTAAAGAGAGGTAGAAGCTGTAAATCTAAGTGCAAGAGCCATTGCGCTGATTAGTTTCTAGCAAAGATGTTTGGGTAAATGGCGTACAACATGAAACCTTAAATAATGGTGTCATTTGCACTATTCTCTATTGTGTTTGGTGGGGCATTGTAAGGCTGTGGTGGGATGCTTACAAAgtcaaatatatttttcgtttttgtgCGAAGAGCAATGGTGTTTGGACTATCTAAGGCGACATTGTGGCCAAGAGTAAGGTTAAGTTTCGCTAAGAGATttttgaggtattttttttagttttatttttatttaaatttttttcgtgtttgttagttttcctattcacttttttggtttttcaattcatcctatcaagacgaatcggaaaagtttATAATTTTGAGtcttacccaaatatttttgaaaatttactagataaaacccaaaaagccAGATTTAtgttggatatttcaaaaaaagaagaagtaaaagtcataatttttcactttttcgattagtggaacacaccctaaatGGCTTATGGGTGGTATTttagcaaataaaaaaagattagCCCTCCCAAACACAGTCTAAGACACAGCCAGCCGCCCAcgtttatcaaattttttatttttttatgtgggCAAAATCACTAATTGGCCTCGCAGTGGGATGAGGTGACCTCTCCTCATTCGCTTGATGACTTGGTTCTTATAAGCCTGAAAAAAACGTTATAAATTTAACACTTCCGACACAGACATTTTTTACACGGATTTTACAAAGATGTTTTGTGGGGTTCACTTTGAGATTTCACACAATAATTTGagtcattcattaattttaaaatagtttttaagtgatcccataaaaaatcagctcaattgaatatgTATAATTACTTGATCCAATcttataatttttcattcagaattatATGTGTAATTGCTTGATtcaatcttataattttttattcagGTCTGAATGAAAAAGTTATAATATTAGATCAAACAATTATACATATtctattgagctgattttttacggggtctcttaaaagaatattttaaaattaattaacagATCAAACCATTTGTGTGGTATCCAAAAATATGCTCCACAAAAAGTCTGTGCAAAATCTGTGTAAAGAAGGTTTCTGTCGATAGAAGGTTCTAAAACATAAAACTCTcctttcagaaaaaaaaaaaaacataaaactcTGACGTGAGATGTGAAAAACGTTTTAAACTCGATGTGACATGTGTTCGGTAAGTAGCCGTAGGTTTCTCGTTTAAAACATATTGACGCTGTTCATTTAACAAAGGGAAGAGCCTTAAGGCTTGTTCGGTTTaggttttgaaaaaagttttaaagtgtaatgagcaaaaaaaaaataaaggaaaattagTGGGACCGTGCAAGGGCTGTAGGGATTTTGAATACCTCAAACATACAAGCCCATATTGACGTGAAAATGGAGGAATTTATCATCACCACAATCATGTTGATCGCTTCTATAGTTGCTATGTTGGTTCCCTTACTTGTATTGAACGATTTGGTATGAAAAAAGTAACGAAAAAATGCTATATGCAAGAGAAAATATATCGAGGTGAAAATGCAAAATGTTACTGTTatcatggtttttttttattttaaatatcaCTTCATTTCATCATCCGAAAGGAAAGATTTCATCACAAATACAAGGAGAGAACCAAAAACTACCAAATCGAGACACGAGTTATTGCTTTAAGCACACATGCTACAGACTCTAAGACACCCTGCCGAAGCTAACCTACACTACGTGCTGGTATGAGAGACCCGTCAGCGACTCAA
It encodes:
- the LOC131326904 gene encoding terpene synthase 10-like isoform X1, whose amino-acid sequence is MALALRFTASTSLYTQIRLTSQIFTPSVKSIPAQVRHTGRCTCVNPKISDEKIVRRSANYQSPIWNYDYVQSLDNKFVGGTYVSLAMKLKEDVKKMLKEVVDPLDGLEMIDDLQRLGVFYHFEDEIKRVLESIYNNNKHEKGNEDDLHAMSLKFRLLRQYGYNVPQEAFEKFMDETGHFKSCLCKDIRGTLSLYEASFLSFRGESILEEARNFATKNLEQHHKRKDSDQDLASLVSHALELPLHWRMPRLEARWFIDLCERRPNMNPTLLQLAKLDFNMVQATHQEDLKHMSRWWSKTGLAKKLGFARDRLMENFLWTIGLNFKPQFSNLRRNITIVNALITTIDDVYDVYGTLDELEIFTSAVERWDISAIEQLPDYMKICYLALLNSINEMGYETLKEQGIHIIPHLQKSWADLCKCYLKEAKWYYSGYTPTLEEYMNNAWISISAPAILTHAYFLCTNPITPEGSECSNKYPNIFQWSGTILRLADDMGTSPDEIMRGDTPKSIQCYMYETGASEEDAREHIKYFIRETWKQMNEDRFENSAFSRTLVEIAMNLARMSQCMYQYGDGHAAQGRDTKDRVLSLLVNPISLEY
- the LOC131326904 gene encoding terpene synthase 10-like isoform X2 gives rise to the protein MALALRFTASTSLYTQIRLTSQIFTPSVKSIPAQVRHTGRCTCVNPKISDEKIVRRSANYQSPIWNYDYVQSLDNKFVGGTYVSLAMKLKEDVKKMLKEVVDPLDGLEMIDDLQRLGVFYHFEDEIKRVLESIYNNNKHEKGNEDDLHAMSLKFRLLRQYGYNVPQGHFKSCLCKDIRGTLSLYEASFLSFRGESILEEARNFATKNLEQHHKRKDSDQDLASLVSHALELPLHWRMPRLEARWFIDLCERRPNMNPTLLQLAKLDFNMVQATHQEDLKHMSRWWSKTGLAKKLGFARDRLMENFLWTIGLNFKPQFSNLRRNITIVNALITTIDDVYDVYGTLDELEIFTSAVERWDISAIEQLPDYMKICYLALLNSINEMGYETLKEQGIHIIPHLQKSWADLCKCYLKEAKWYYSGYTPTLEEYMNNAWISISAPAILTHAYFLCTNPITPEGSECSNKYPNIFQWSGTILRLADDMGTSPDEIMRGDTPKSIQCYMYETGASEEDAREHIKYFIRETWKQMNEDRFENSAFSRTLVEIAMNLARMSQCMYQYGDGHAAQGRDTKDRVLSLLVNPISLEY